From the genome of Streptomyces sp. NBC_01260, one region includes:
- a CDS encoding chitinase, with product MERTGPPARITGLLAAFTAALLAAGGLAASAPSAAAADADLARNGTFEAGLDGWSCSGGSGAAVSTPVHGGTSALKATPAGSDYAKCSQTVTVKPGSTYTLSTWVQGSYVYLGAEGTGTTDVSTWTQSAGAWKQLTTTFRTGASTTSVSVYTHGWYGIPAYYADDLTLIGPGGDPVALPAVPAGLKAGTATASSVPLSWTAVAGATGYNVYQGGTKVLSATGTSATVTGLAASTAYSFQVTATNSAGESAKSAAVPATTKTGSSGGGGGTDLPAHALVGYLHSSFANGSGYTRMADVPDSWDVIDLAFGEPTSVTSGDIRFSLCPVAECPNVESAAEFKAAIKAKQAAGKKVLISIGGQNGQVQLATTAARDTFVSSVSKIIDEYGLDGLDIDFEGHSLSLNTGDTDFRSPTTPVIVNLISAVKTLKAKYGDKFVLTMAPETFFVQLGYQYYGSGPWGGQDPRAGAYLPVIHALRDDLTLLHVQDYNSGSIMGLDNQYHSMGGADFHIAMTDMLLTGFPVAGDQTKVFPGLRPDQVSIGLPASTQAGNGHTSPAEVTKALNCLTKKTDCGSYATHGTWSGLRGLMTWSINWDRFNQWAFSKNFDAYFGG from the coding sequence GTGGAACGCACGGGACCCCCCGCCCGCATTACCGGACTTCTGGCCGCATTCACGGCGGCCCTGCTGGCCGCCGGCGGCCTGGCGGCCTCGGCGCCGAGCGCCGCGGCGGCCGACGCCGATCTGGCGCGCAACGGAACCTTCGAGGCCGGCCTGGACGGCTGGAGCTGTTCGGGCGGCAGTGGAGCCGCCGTCAGCACCCCCGTGCACGGCGGCACCTCGGCGCTGAAGGCGACCCCGGCCGGCAGCGACTACGCCAAGTGCTCCCAGACCGTGACGGTCAAGCCCGGCTCCACGTACACGCTGAGCACCTGGGTGCAGGGCAGCTACGTCTACCTGGGTGCGGAGGGCACCGGCACGACCGACGTGTCCACCTGGACGCAGTCCGCCGGGGCCTGGAAGCAGCTCACCACCACGTTCAGGACCGGCGCTTCCACCACCTCGGTGAGCGTCTACACGCACGGCTGGTACGGCATCCCCGCCTACTACGCCGACGACCTCACCCTCATCGGCCCCGGCGGTGATCCGGTCGCACTCCCGGCGGTACCCGCGGGCCTCAAGGCCGGCACGGCCACCGCGTCCTCGGTCCCGCTGTCCTGGACGGCTGTCGCGGGCGCCACCGGCTACAACGTCTACCAGGGCGGTACGAAGGTCCTCTCCGCCACCGGTACCTCGGCGACCGTGACGGGCCTCGCGGCCTCGACCGCGTACAGCTTCCAGGTCACCGCCACCAACTCGGCGGGAGAGTCCGCCAAGTCCGCCGCGGTGCCCGCCACCACCAAGACCGGCAGCAGCGGGGGAGGCGGCGGCACGGACCTGCCGGCCCACGCCCTCGTCGGCTATCTGCACTCCAGCTTCGCCAACGGCTCCGGCTACACCCGGATGGCGGACGTGCCCGACTCCTGGGACGTCATCGACCTGGCCTTCGGTGAGCCGACCTCCGTCACCTCGGGCGACATCCGCTTCTCGCTCTGCCCGGTCGCCGAGTGCCCGAACGTCGAGTCGGCGGCCGAGTTCAAGGCGGCCATCAAGGCCAAGCAGGCCGCGGGCAAGAAGGTGCTGATCTCCATCGGCGGCCAGAACGGACAGGTGCAGCTCGCCACCACCGCCGCCCGTGACACCTTCGTTTCCTCGGTCAGCAAGATCATCGACGAGTACGGTCTGGACGGACTGGACATCGACTTCGAGGGCCACTCGCTCTCGCTGAACACCGGCGACACCGACTTCCGCAGCCCCACCACGCCGGTCATCGTCAACCTGATCTCCGCGGTGAAGACCCTCAAGGCCAAGTACGGCGACAAGTTCGTCCTCACCATGGCCCCCGAGACCTTCTTCGTGCAGCTCGGCTACCAGTACTACGGCTCGGGCCCGTGGGGCGGCCAGGACCCGCGCGCCGGGGCCTACCTCCCGGTGATCCACGCCCTGCGCGACGACCTCACCCTGCTGCACGTCCAGGACTACAACTCGGGCTCCATCATGGGTCTGGACAACCAGTACCACTCGATGGGCGGCGCCGACTTCCATATCGCGATGACCGACATGCTGCTGACCGGCTTCCCGGTGGCGGGCGACCAGACCAAGGTCTTCCCCGGCCTGCGCCCCGACCAGGTCTCGATCGGCCTGCCGGCCTCCACGCAGGCGGGCAACGGCCACACCTCGCCCGCCGAGGTCACCAAGGCGTTGAACTGCCTGACGAAGAAGACCGACTGCGGCTCGTACGCCACTCACGGCACCTGGTCGGGACTCCGCGGACTGATGACCTGGTCGATCAACTGGGACCGCTTCAACCAGTGGGCGTTCTCGAAGAACTTCGACGCCTACTTCGGCGGCTGA
- a CDS encoding NAD(P)/FAD-dependent oxidoreductase has protein sequence MAPVAMSTAAQSLADAKPLSFWLDDPGRPEALPALTGDEHCDLLVIGAGYSGLWTALLAKEREPERDVVLIEGHETGWAASGRNGGFCAASLTHGLPNGLERWPDEIKKLEELGERNLDAIEEAVARYGIDCEFERTGEIDVATQPHQLEELREWHQELERRGFDGVEFLDGDALRAHVDSPTFLGGLWDRRGVAMLHPAKLAWGLKQACLDLGVRIYEHTRGLELVRTGTGMAVRTPYGKVLARRVALGTNIFPSLVKRVRPYTVPVYDYALMTEPLTADQLAAIGWKNRQGLGDSANQFHYFRLSADNRILWGGYDAIYPYGGRLSADLDQRPETFLKLAGQFFECFPQLAGVRFSHAWGGAIDTCSRFSAFFGTAHQGRVAYAAGYTGLGVGATRFGADVMLDLLAGERTERTTLEMVRTKPMPFPPEPLAWAGIELTKRSLARADDNGGHRNLWLRTMDRMGLGFDS, from the coding sequence ATGGCCCCAGTTGCCATGAGCACCGCCGCCCAGTCACTCGCCGACGCGAAGCCGCTCTCGTTCTGGCTGGACGACCCCGGCAGGCCCGAGGCGCTTCCCGCGCTCACCGGCGACGAGCACTGCGATCTCCTCGTCATCGGCGCCGGCTACAGCGGACTGTGGACCGCGCTGCTCGCCAAGGAGCGCGAACCGGAACGCGATGTCGTACTGATCGAGGGGCACGAGACGGGCTGGGCCGCCTCGGGCCGCAACGGCGGATTCTGTGCCGCCTCCCTCACCCACGGCCTGCCCAACGGGCTGGAGCGCTGGCCCGACGAGATCAAGAAGCTGGAGGAGCTGGGGGAGCGCAACCTCGACGCCATCGAGGAGGCGGTCGCCCGCTACGGCATCGACTGCGAGTTCGAGCGCACCGGTGAAATCGATGTCGCCACCCAGCCCCACCAGCTCGAAGAGCTGCGGGAATGGCACCAGGAGCTGGAGCGGCGCGGCTTCGACGGGGTCGAGTTCCTCGACGGCGACGCGCTGCGCGCCCATGTCGACTCACCGACATTCCTGGGCGGCCTCTGGGACCGCCGCGGCGTCGCGATGCTGCACCCCGCCAAGCTGGCCTGGGGCCTCAAGCAGGCCTGTCTCGACCTGGGTGTACGGATCTACGAGCACACCCGCGGCCTGGAGCTGGTCAGAACCGGAACCGGAATGGCGGTCCGCACCCCGTACGGAAAGGTGCTCGCCCGCCGCGTCGCCCTCGGCACGAACATCTTCCCGTCGCTCGTGAAGCGGGTGCGCCCTTACACCGTCCCGGTCTACGACTACGCACTGATGACGGAGCCGCTGACCGCCGACCAGCTCGCCGCCATCGGCTGGAAGAACCGGCAGGGGCTGGGGGACAGCGCCAACCAGTTCCATTACTTCCGGCTCTCCGCCGACAACCGGATCCTGTGGGGCGGATACGACGCGATCTATCCGTACGGGGGCCGGCTCAGCGCCGATCTCGACCAGCGGCCGGAAACGTTCCTGAAGCTCGCCGGGCAGTTCTTCGAATGCTTCCCGCAATTGGCGGGAGTGCGTTTCAGTCATGCCTGGGGCGGTGCGATCGACACCTGCTCCCGATTCTCCGCATTCTTCGGTACGGCCCATCAGGGCCGGGTCGCCTATGCCGCCGGATACACCGGACTCGGCGTCGGAGCCACCCGGTTCGGCGCCGATGTGATGCTCGACCTCCTCGCCGGCGAGCGGACGGAGCGGACCACGCTGGAGATGGTGCGCACCAAGCCGATGCCGTTTCCGCCGGAGCCGCTCGCCTGGGCCGGCATCGAGCTGACGAAGCGCTCCCTGGCCAGGGCCGACGACAACGGCGGCCACCGCAATCTGTGGCTGCGGACGATGGACCGGATGGGGCTCGGCTTCGACAGCTGA
- a CDS encoding ABC transporter permease produces MPVLRWLRRHIIVIAGLLTLAYMILPNIVVMVFSFNKPNGRFNYSWQRFSVDAWKDPCGVADMCGSLSLSLQIAFWATVGATVLGTMIAFALVRYRFRARGAINSLIFLPMAMPEVVMAASLLTLFLNMGAQLGFWTILIAHIMFCLSFVVTAVKARVMSMDPRLEEAARDLYAGPVQTFVRVTLPIAAPGIAAGALLAFALSFDDFIITNFNAGSTVTFPMFVWGSAQRGTPVQINVIGTAMFIIAVLVVLAGQLIANRRKNSARP; encoded by the coding sequence ATGCCCGTACTGCGCTGGCTGCGACGCCATATCATCGTCATCGCGGGTCTGCTGACCCTCGCCTACATGATCCTTCCGAACATCGTCGTGATGGTGTTCTCCTTCAACAAGCCCAACGGGCGGTTCAACTACTCCTGGCAGCGCTTCTCGGTGGATGCCTGGAAGGACCCCTGCGGCGTGGCCGACATGTGCGGCTCGCTCTCGCTCTCCCTCCAGATCGCCTTCTGGGCCACGGTCGGCGCGACCGTGCTCGGCACGATGATCGCGTTCGCCCTGGTCCGCTACCGCTTCCGGGCGCGCGGCGCGATCAACTCGCTGATCTTCCTGCCGATGGCGATGCCCGAGGTCGTCATGGCCGCGTCGCTGCTCACGCTGTTCCTCAACATGGGCGCGCAGCTGGGCTTCTGGACGATCCTCATCGCGCACATCATGTTCTGCCTCAGCTTCGTCGTGACGGCGGTCAAGGCGCGGGTCATGTCGATGGACCCCAGGCTGGAGGAGGCGGCGCGCGATCTGTACGCCGGGCCGGTACAGACCTTCGTACGGGTGACCCTGCCGATCGCCGCCCCCGGAATCGCCGCGGGAGCGCTGCTCGCATTCGCGCTCTCCTTCGACGATTTCATCATCACCAATTTCAACGCGGGCTCGACCGTGACCTTCCCCATGTTCGTCTGGGGCTCGGCACAGCGCGGCACGCCCGTGCAGATCAACGTCATCGGTACGGCAATGTTCATCATTGCGGTACTGGTGGTTCTCGCCGGCCAGCTGATCGCGAACCGGCGTAAGAACAGCGCACGACCCTGA
- a CDS encoding ABC transporter permease encodes MSVTQEAPPAPVEEPKTRKPSTRKRLVPYWLLLPGILWLVVFFALPLIYQGSTSVQTGSLEKGFEVTWHFQTYWDALTDYYPQFIRSLLYAGTATILCLLLGYPLAYLIAFKAGRWRNLVLVLVIAPFFTSFLIRTLAWKTILADGGAVVDVLNTLHVLDVTSWLGWTESNRVLATPMAVVCGLTYNFLPFMILPLYTSLERIDGRLHEAAGDLYATPATTFRKVTFPLSMPGVVSGTLLTFIPASGDYVNAELLGSTDTKMVGSVIQTQFLRVLDYPTAAALSFILMAVVLIAVSLYIRRSGTEDLV; translated from the coding sequence GTGAGCGTCACCCAGGAGGCGCCGCCCGCTCCCGTCGAGGAGCCGAAGACGCGCAAGCCCTCCACCCGCAAGCGCCTCGTCCCCTACTGGCTGCTGCTCCCCGGCATCCTGTGGCTCGTCGTCTTCTTCGCGCTGCCACTGATCTACCAGGGGTCGACCTCCGTACAGACCGGATCCCTGGAGAAGGGGTTCGAGGTCACCTGGCACTTCCAGACGTACTGGGACGCGCTGACCGACTACTACCCGCAGTTCATCCGGTCCCTGCTGTACGCGGGCACCGCGACGATCCTGTGCCTGCTGCTCGGCTACCCGCTCGCCTACCTCATCGCGTTCAAGGCCGGCCGCTGGCGCAACCTGGTGCTGGTGCTGGTCATCGCACCGTTCTTCACCAGCTTCCTGATCCGTACGCTCGCCTGGAAGACGATCCTCGCGGACGGCGGCGCGGTCGTCGACGTACTGAACACCCTGCACGTCCTGGACGTCACCAGCTGGCTCGGCTGGACCGAGTCCAACCGGGTGCTGGCCACGCCGATGGCGGTGGTCTGCGGTCTCACGTACAACTTCCTGCCGTTCATGATCCTGCCGCTCTACACCTCGCTCGAGCGGATCGACGGCCGGCTGCACGAGGCGGCCGGGGACCTGTACGCCACCCCCGCCACCACCTTCCGCAAGGTGACGTTCCCGCTCTCCATGCCGGGCGTGGTCTCCGGCACCCTGCTGACCTTCATCCCGGCCAGCGGTGACTACGTGAACGCGGAACTGCTCGGCTCCACCGACACCAAGATGGTCGGCAGCGTGATCCAGACCCAGTTCCTGCGCGTCCTCGACTATCCGACGGCGGCCGCGCTCTCCTTCATCCTCATGGCGGTCGTCCTGATCGCGGTCTCCCTCTACATCCGCCGCTCCGGGACGGAGGACCTGGTCTGA
- a CDS encoding ABC transporter ATP-binding protein: protein MTQQQTGGDVRLTGISKTYGSFAAVQPLDLTVPQGSFFALLGASGCGKTTTLRMIAGLEEATTGTVSLGGRDITDLPPYKRPVNTVFQSYALFPHLDITENVAFGLRRRGIKSVKKQVDDMLELVQLGDFARRKPHQLSGGQQQRVAVARALINHPQVLLLDEPLGALDLKLRRQMQLELKRIQTEVGITFVHVTHDQEEAMTMADTVAVMNGGRVEQLGDPADLYENPRTTFVANFLGTSNLIEGEVVSTGTDIVVSAGGGKLRLPTGRCPAPTANGGKLLLGIRPEKISLAHRDDADAIAEGRNRVTGRIVDSSFIGVSTQYVVESPAGKALHVYEQNVDRRAGLTAGAEVVLHWNPAHTFGLDATQDIDAGVETVEDAA from the coding sequence ATGACACAGCAGCAGACAGGCGGCGATGTCCGCCTCACCGGGATCAGCAAGACGTACGGCTCCTTCGCCGCCGTCCAACCGCTCGATCTGACCGTCCCGCAGGGCTCCTTCTTCGCGCTGCTCGGCGCGTCCGGCTGCGGCAAGACCACCACCCTGCGGATGATCGCGGGTCTGGAGGAGGCCACCACCGGCACCGTTTCGCTCGGCGGCCGGGACATCACCGACCTCCCCCCGTACAAGCGGCCCGTCAACACGGTCTTCCAGAGCTACGCGCTCTTCCCGCACCTCGACATCACGGAGAACGTCGCCTTCGGACTGCGCCGGCGCGGCATCAAGTCGGTCAAGAAGCAGGTCGACGACATGCTGGAGCTCGTCCAGCTCGGCGACTTCGCCCGGCGCAAACCGCACCAGCTCTCCGGCGGCCAGCAACAGCGCGTCGCCGTCGCCCGCGCCCTGATCAACCACCCGCAGGTGCTGCTCCTCGACGAGCCGCTCGGCGCCCTCGACCTCAAGCTGCGCCGCCAGATGCAGCTGGAACTCAAGCGCATCCAGACCGAGGTCGGCATCACGTTCGTCCATGTCACCCACGACCAGGAGGAGGCCATGACCATGGCCGACACCGTCGCGGTGATGAACGGCGGCCGGGTCGAGCAGCTGGGCGACCCCGCCGATCTCTACGAGAACCCGAGGACGACGTTCGTCGCCAACTTCCTCGGCACCTCGAACCTCATCGAGGGCGAAGTCGTCTCCACCGGCACCGACATCGTCGTATCGGCCGGCGGCGGGAAGCTGCGGCTGCCCACCGGCCGCTGTCCGGCGCCGACCGCGAACGGCGGCAAGCTGCTGCTCGGCATCCGCCCCGAGAAGATCTCCCTCGCGCACCGCGACGACGCGGACGCGATAGCGGAGGGCCGCAACCGGGTCACCGGACGGATCGTCGACTCCAGCTTCATCGGCGTCTCCACGCAGTACGTGGTGGAGAGCCCGGCCGGCAAGGCGCTCCATGTGTACGAGCAGAACGTCGATCGGCGCGCGGGGCTCACCGCCGGTGCCGAGGTCGTCCTGCACTGGAACCCGGCGCACACCTTCGGCCTGGACGCCACCCAGGACATCGACGCCGGCGTGGAGACGGTGGAGGACGCGGCGTGA
- a CDS encoding polyamine ABC transporter substrate-binding protein, whose protein sequence is MEQYEPERLSAAQLAAMRRTLTSGRGALTRRSLLRASGTGALTLGGLGALSACGIPPAKREGDAAAASDDHSAKEKQVNFSNWTEYMDVTDDGKHRPTLEQFTQRTGIKVKYTEDINDNVEFFGKIKPQLAAGQDTGRDIICVTDWLAARIVRLGWAQKLDPSNLPHAYANLSAQFRSPDWDPGRAYSYPWAGIPTVIAYNSKATGGRRIDSVSQLLDDPQLKGRVSFLSEMRDSIGMTLLDMGKDPGTFTDADYDAAIGRLQKGVDRNQIRRFTGNDYTADLDKGDIAACVAWAGDIIQLQAGNPDIKYAIPAAGYVISSDNMLVPVKARHKTNAEKLIDHYYRPPVAAELAAYINFVCPVDGVREELAKIDRSMADNPLILPDKKMASASHAFRSLTAEEETAYEEKFAKLIGA, encoded by the coding sequence ATGGAGCAGTACGAGCCCGAGCGTCTCTCGGCGGCCCAGCTGGCCGCGATGCGTCGCACTCTGACCAGCGGCAGGGGAGCACTCACCCGCCGATCGCTGCTGCGCGCCTCCGGTACCGGCGCGCTCACGCTCGGCGGACTGGGCGCGCTCAGCGCGTGCGGAATCCCTCCCGCGAAGCGGGAGGGCGACGCCGCGGCGGCCTCCGACGACCACTCGGCCAAGGAGAAGCAGGTCAACTTCTCCAACTGGACCGAGTACATGGACGTCACCGACGACGGCAAGCACCGGCCCACCCTGGAGCAGTTCACCCAGCGGACCGGGATCAAGGTCAAGTACACCGAGGACATCAACGACAACGTCGAGTTCTTCGGCAAGATCAAGCCGCAGCTCGCGGCCGGCCAGGACACCGGCCGCGACATCATCTGCGTCACGGACTGGCTGGCCGCCCGCATCGTCCGCCTCGGCTGGGCGCAGAAGCTCGACCCGTCGAATCTGCCGCACGCCTACGCCAACCTCTCGGCCCAGTTCCGCTCCCCCGACTGGGACCCCGGCCGCGCCTACTCCTACCCCTGGGCCGGGATTCCCACCGTCATCGCCTACAACTCCAAGGCGACCGGCGGCCGCAGGATCGACTCCGTCAGCCAGCTGCTCGACGACCCCCAGCTCAAGGGCCGGGTCAGCTTCCTCTCGGAGATGCGCGACTCCATCGGCATGACCCTGCTCGACATGGGCAAGGACCCCGGCACCTTCACCGACGCCGACTACGACGCCGCGATCGGGCGGCTCCAGAAGGGCGTCGACAGAAACCAGATCCGCCGTTTCACCGGCAACGACTACACCGCGGACCTCGACAAGGGCGACATCGCCGCCTGCGTCGCCTGGGCCGGCGACATCATCCAGCTCCAGGCCGGGAACCCGGACATCAAGTACGCGATACCCGCCGCGGGCTACGTCATATCCAGCGACAACATGCTGGTCCCGGTGAAGGCACGGCACAAGACCAACGCCGAGAAGCTCATCGACCACTACTACCGGCCACCGGTCGCCGCCGAGCTCGCCGCCTACATCAACTTCGTCTGCCCGGTCGACGGCGTCCGCGAGGAACTGGCCAAGATCGACCGGTCGATGGCCGACAACCCGCTGATTCTCCCGGACAAGAAGATGGCGTCCGCCTCGCACGCCTTCCGGTCCCTCACCGCCGAGGAAGAGACGGCGTACGAGGAGAAGTTCGCCAAGCTCATCGGCGCCTGA
- a CDS encoding gamma-aminobutyraldehyde dehydrogenase, whose amino-acid sequence MGNSFQVQDRFADGAQYIGGRLRPGTSGRSHDVVNPATGKTVYTYELAGTADVDAAVAAARAAFPGWSGATPAERSEAMHRFAAVLAEQADDFAYAESLQCGKPVKLSTEFDVPGTVDNTSFFAGAARHLEGKSAAEYDGDHTSYVRREAIGVIGSIAPWNYPLQMAAWKVLPAIAAGNTIVLKPAEITPLTSLMFAQAATEAGIPDGVINIVTGAGKDAGEHLVGHPDVVMTSFTGSTAVGKRVAEIATSTVKRLHLELGGKAPFLVFDDADLEAAVNGAVAGSLINTGQDCTAATRAYVQRPLYDAFVQGVAELMETVRVGDPFAPDTDLGPLISHAQRDRVAGFVERARAYATVVTGGEAPGGELSDGAYYRPTLVAGAAQDSEIVQSEIFGPVLVVLPFDTDDEGIALANDTPYGLAASAWSRDLYRANRATREIKAGCVWVNDHIPIISEMPHGGYKASGFGKDMSSYSFEEYTQVKHVMYDNTAVARKDWHRTIFGDR is encoded by the coding sequence ATGGGCAACAGCTTCCAGGTACAGGACCGCTTCGCGGACGGCGCGCAGTACATCGGCGGAAGACTGCGACCCGGCACATCGGGACGCAGCCACGACGTGGTCAACCCGGCCACGGGCAAGACCGTCTACACGTACGAGCTGGCGGGCACCGCCGATGTCGACGCGGCCGTCGCCGCCGCACGTGCGGCCTTCCCCGGCTGGTCGGGGGCCACCCCGGCCGAGCGGTCCGAGGCGATGCACCGCTTCGCCGCCGTCCTCGCCGAGCAGGCGGACGACTTCGCGTACGCCGAGTCCCTCCAGTGCGGCAAGCCGGTCAAGCTCTCCACCGAGTTCGATGTGCCCGGAACGGTCGACAACACCTCGTTCTTCGCGGGCGCCGCCCGCCATCTGGAGGGCAAGTCCGCCGCCGAGTACGACGGCGACCACACCTCGTACGTACGGCGTGAGGCGATCGGCGTCATCGGCTCCATCGCCCCCTGGAACTACCCGCTCCAGATGGCGGCCTGGAAGGTCCTCCCGGCCATCGCCGCGGGCAACACCATCGTGCTCAAGCCCGCCGAGATCACCCCGCTGACCTCGCTGATGTTCGCGCAGGCGGCCACCGAGGCGGGCATCCCGGACGGCGTGATCAACATCGTCACCGGCGCCGGCAAGGACGCCGGAGAACACCTCGTCGGCCACCCCGACGTCGTGATGACCTCCTTCACCGGATCCACCGCCGTCGGCAAGCGGGTCGCCGAGATCGCCACCTCCACCGTCAAGCGGCTCCACCTCGAACTCGGCGGCAAGGCCCCCTTCCTGGTCTTCGACGACGCCGACCTGGAGGCCGCGGTCAACGGAGCGGTCGCCGGCTCCCTCATCAACACCGGCCAGGACTGCACGGCGGCCACCCGCGCCTACGTCCAGCGCCCGCTGTACGACGCCTTCGTGCAGGGGGTCGCCGAGCTGATGGAGACCGTCCGGGTCGGCGACCCGTTCGCCCCGGACACCGACCTCGGCCCGCTGATCAGCCACGCCCAGCGCGACCGGGTCGCCGGATTCGTCGAGCGCGCCCGCGCCTACGCCACCGTCGTCACCGGCGGCGAGGCCCCCGGCGGCGAACTGTCCGACGGCGCCTACTACCGGCCGACCCTGGTCGCCGGAGCGGCCCAGGACAGCGAGATCGTCCAGTCCGAGATCTTCGGCCCGGTCCTGGTCGTGCTGCCCTTCGACACCGACGACGAAGGCATCGCGCTGGCCAACGACACCCCCTACGGGCTCGCCGCCTCCGCCTGGAGCCGCGACCTGTACCGGGCCAACCGCGCCACCCGCGAGATCAAGGCGGGCTGTGTCTGGGTGAACGACCACATTCCGATCATCAGTGAGATGCCGCACGGCGGGTACAAGGCCAGCGGCTTCGGCAAGGACATGTCGTCGTACTCCTTCGAGGAGTACACGCAGGTCAAGCACGTCATGTACGACAACACCGCGGTCGCCCGCAAGGACTGGCACCGCACGATCTTCGGGGACCGATAA
- a CDS encoding NADAR family protein, whose amino-acid sequence MEHISDLVARAGRGEKVKYLRFWGHRPRADGTIGASCLSQWWPSPFTVDGVTYASAEHWMMAGKARLFGDAAAAQTAVAAKSPAEAKKAGRLVRGFDEAVWERERYALVVAGSLHKFGQDPALREFLLATGDRVLVEASPMDRIWGIGLAADDPRAQDPAAWRGLNLLGFALMDARTGLRAGLPAATGTI is encoded by the coding sequence ATGGAGCACATCAGCGACCTCGTCGCGCGGGCCGGCCGGGGCGAGAAAGTGAAGTATCTGAGGTTCTGGGGGCACCGGCCGCGGGCCGACGGCACGATCGGCGCGAGCTGCCTCAGTCAGTGGTGGCCGTCGCCGTTCACGGTGGACGGGGTGACGTACGCGTCGGCCGAGCACTGGATGATGGCCGGCAAGGCGCGGCTGTTCGGTGACGCCGCGGCGGCGCAAACGGCGGTGGCGGCGAAGAGTCCGGCCGAGGCGAAGAAGGCGGGGCGGCTGGTCCGCGGTTTCGACGAGGCCGTCTGGGAGCGCGAGCGGTACGCGCTCGTGGTGGCGGGCAGCCTCCACAAATTCGGCCAGGATCCGGCGCTGCGGGAGTTCCTGCTGGCCACCGGCGACCGGGTACTGGTCGAGGCGAGCCCGATGGACCGGATCTGGGGCATCGGGCTGGCCGCGGACGATCCGCGTGCGCAGGACCCGGCGGCCTGGCGGGGGCTGAATCTGCTCGGGTTCGCGCTGATGGACGCGCGGACCGGGCTGCGTGCCGGGCTGCCTGCCGCGACGGGGACCATATGA
- a CDS encoding DUF4190 domain-containing protein — protein MSDNTEQPADGAVPRDPWAPPDNRVPLDKKDTADTRPPAVHDQQAVTPMPPTGTGPAPDASGQPGTGNGPAPMAGFGAPPEAGQPSGPGGWYGPGAVPPPPVGPNGPGQPAPPHAGQYGYPAAAPPQQPAGQYGYPAPQAPQYGGYPGYPGYGQNAWGGPQPANGLGIASMVLGIIAVAVFCMYGLGVILGILALIFGLIGRGRVNRGEADNGGVALAGIILGSIGIVVSAAFLGMVIWAATSEHFEEESDSGYEPMSASLVVDSPVGVVR, from the coding sequence ATGTCAGACAACACAGAGCAGCCCGCGGACGGGGCCGTGCCGCGCGATCCGTGGGCTCCGCCGGACAACAGGGTGCCGCTGGACAAGAAGGACACCGCTGACACCCGCCCGCCGGCCGTCCACGACCAGCAGGCCGTCACACCGATGCCGCCCACCGGAACGGGCCCCGCGCCGGACGCGAGCGGGCAGCCGGGCACCGGGAACGGCCCCGCGCCCATGGCCGGCTTCGGTGCCCCGCCTGAAGCGGGGCAGCCGTCCGGCCCCGGCGGCTGGTACGGCCCGGGGGCCGTGCCGCCACCGCCGGTCGGCCCGAACGGTCCAGGTCAGCCGGCCCCGCCGCACGCCGGCCAGTACGGCTACCCGGCCGCGGCACCGCCCCAGCAGCCCGCCGGCCAGTACGGCTACCCGGCCCCGCAGGCCCCGCAGTACGGCGGCTACCCGGGATACCCCGGCTACGGCCAGAACGCCTGGGGCGGGCCCCAGCCCGCGAACGGGCTGGGGATCGCCTCCATGGTGCTCGGCATCATCGCGGTGGCGGTCTTCTGCATGTACGGGCTCGGCGTCATCCTCGGCATCCTCGCGCTGATCTTCGGTCTGATAGGCCGGGGCCGGGTCAACCGGGGCGAGGCCGACAACGGCGGAGTGGCCCTCGCCGGCATCATCCTCGGCTCGATCGGCATCGTCGTCAGTGCCGCGTTCCTCGGGATGGTCATCTGGGCCGCCACCAGCGAACACTTCGAGGAGGAGAGCGACTCCGGGTACGAGCCGATGTCGGCTTCCCTGGTCGTGGATTCCCCGGTCGGAGTGGTGCGCTAG